GTGGCCGTCGGCGCCGTCCTGGTGTGGCGCGGACTCGCCGTCGCCGACCCGGGAGGCGGCTGGCTCACCGCGCTGCGGCGGCTGACGGCCGACGGCGTGGCCGCCATCCGCGCAGGCGTCCCACCGATGGCCCTCACGCCTGGGCTCGGCTGGCTGGTCCTGCTCCTGGCCGGCGTGCTGCTCATCGTCGTCAGCCTGCTGGTCGACACCCTCGAGCAGCCCGGCTGGTCGGTCGTCCCCCTCGCTCTGCCCTACGGCATCGCCGCGATCACGCAGGTCGACGACCTCGGCGTGGCTCTGCTCCTTCCCGTCGTCGCCGGCTACCTCCTGGTCCTGTTCAGTTCGGCGGGCACCCCGCGGCGACGGGCGCGGTGTCCCGGCGGGCCGCCTTCGAGGGCTCCCGCCTCGCCACGGTCACTGCGCTGGGGGCCGGCGCCGTGGCACTGTCCCTGGTGCTGGCGCTCGTCATCCCCCTCGGCGAGAAGCACCCGTGGACCCAGGGCGGCCCGGATGGTCCCATCCAGTTGACCGACCCGACGGTGCATCTGGAGGAAGACCTGCGGCGCCCCAAGGACACGCGCGTGTTGACCTACGTGTCCGACGACGGCGAACCCCACTATCTGCGCACCGTCGCGCTGTCCGACTTCTCGGACGACGGCCTGCGCCTGGTGCCCATGCAGCTGAACCGGTTCGGCCTCGACCGGGCCTCCTCGCAGCCGGGACGGGAGGTGACCCTCGACGTCACGATGGGTCCCATCCGCTCCGAGTACCTGCCCGCCGCCTTCACTCCGCGCCGCATCGACGCGGCGGGTGAATGGTTGTTCGATCCCGCGACCCTGACCCTCGTCGCCTCCGGCGCCGACCGGACCGCACAGACCATCAACCTGGACTACTCGGTGACCTCCGTGGTCCCGACGGCGGACCGCGACGAGATCGCCACGGCCGCAGCCGGCGCCGTCGACGATCCCGTCTATCTGACGGTTCCGTCCCTGTCGCCGGAGGTCACCGCCCTGACCAACGAGGTGGTGGCCGGAGCCACCACTGCCGGAGGGAAGGCCCTGGCCATCCAGGACTTCCTCCGCTCAGACGAGTTCACCTACACGCTCACCGCCCCGACCGTCGCCGCCAACTCGGTGCTCGATGCGTTCCTGCTGGAGGACCGTTCCGGTTACTGCATCCACTTCGCGGCTGCCATGGTGGCCATGGCCCGGATGGAGGGCATCGGGGCGCGGATGGCGATCGGTTTCACCGGAGGCACCCAACTGGAGGACGGCTCGTTCGAGGTCAGCTCGCACGACGCCCATGCCTGGCCCGAGCTGTATTTCGATTCGCTCGGCTGGATCCCGTTCGAGCCGACCCCCGCTGTCGACGGCGCCGGCATGCCCGACCCGACCGCCACGCCCACCACCACCGGCGGACCCAGCGCATCGCCCACCGGGTCGGAGACGACCACGGCTCCCCCGACGACTGCGTCCCCGACGCCGACGCCCGGGACGGGCGGCCAGGGCGGGGGCTCGGCCCGCATCGCGCTGACCATCCTGGCTGTCCTGCTCGGGATCGCGGTCCTCGGCTGCGTCCCCGCGGTCGTCAGGGTGGCCGTGCGGTTGCGGCGGCTCCGCCCCGGGCAGTCCGCCGAGGCGGCCATCGACGGCGCCTGGACGGAGGCCGGAGCCCTGTTCGCCGACTATGCCCTGGCCTGGCCGTCCGTCTCCCCCGGCCGGGCAGCGGCCGCCGCGGTGACCCAGCTGCCACCCCAGGGAGCCGCCGCGTTCGCGGCCCTCGGGTCGACGTTGGAGCGGAGCCGATTCGCCCGGGACGGCGACGCCGGCACCCAGGTGACGGCGCAGGTGACAGCATTGCGGCACGCCATCGACCGGGCAGCGACACCCGCCCAGCGGCTCCGGGCGCGGTTCCTGCCGCGTTCCCTGTGGCCGGGTCGCAGGTAACCTTGGGCCGCGTTGACGTGCGACATAGAATGCACATACGAACGGTGAGCAAAGGGAGATCCGATGGCGCTTTCTGAACAGGAACGCAAGCTGCTGGAGCAGCTTGAGGCCTCCCTGATGGCCGAGGACCCGAAGCTCGCCGACACCCTGAGCGGTTCGGCGGCCACGCGGGTGCACCGCAGGAAGGCCGCACTCGCCGGCCTCGGCTTCATGGTCGGAGTGGTCACCCTGCTGATCGGGGTCCAGATCCATCCTGCTGTCAGCATCGTGGGCTTCCTGGTGATGCTCGGCGCCGCACTGCTCGGCATCTCCTCGTGGGCACGTGCAGACGGCTCCCCGCAGCCCAGCAAGCCGGCCGGTCCGAAGCCGACACCGTCGTCGGGTTCGGGTTCCGACTTCATGAGCCGGCTCGACGAGCGCTGGCGCCGCGAACACGGCGACAAGTAGCCCCGTCCGCCGTCAGCGACGCGCCAGCCTGGCGCGCTGCACCGCCTTCGGGCCGAAACGCAGCACCGCCCGGTCGATGGCGCTCTCCGCCTCCTCCCAGCCGCGCGCGGGCTCGTCCAGTGCCGGCTGCCGGTAGGTGCCGGACTTCAGGACCAGCTTCTCGGCCCGGACGCCGACCCGGCGCACCCGCGCCCGCTGCAGGTTCAGCCTGGTGAACAGCCGCACCGCCTCCGCGTACAGATCGTTGGTGCGATCCGTCCAGGCGGGCAGGGTCCCCGTCCTGGTGATGGTGGTGAAATCGGCGAACCGCACCGACAGCGTCACCGTCCGGGTGACCATCCCCTGTGCCCGCATCCTGGCCGCGGTCCGGTCTGCCATGCGCAGGATCTCGGTGCGCACCACCGCCTCGTCGTCCGTGTCCTGGCCGAACGTCTCCTGTGAGCCGACGCTGTGTTCCGCGGGTTCGCGGGCCAGCACCGAGCGGTCGTCACGCCCCCACGCCAGGTCGAACAGCAGCGCCCCCTGGTTGTCGCCCATGGCCCGCTGCAGCGTGGCGCGGGGGGTGGCGGCCAGGTCACGGACCGTGGTGAGCCCGAGCCGGTGCAGCCGCTCTGCGGTGACCTCCCCGACACCCCAGATCGCCTCGACGGGCAGCGGGTGCAGGAAGTCGATCACCTCGGCGTCGACCACCCGCACCAGCCCGTCTGGCTTGGCCTGCTTCGAGGCCAGCTTCGCGATGAACTTGCTCGGCCCGATGCCGACGGAGCAGGCCACACCCTGCTCGTCTGTCACCTGCACCCGCAGCCGCTCCCCGATCTCCACCGGGTCTCCGCCGAGGCGGCGCAGCGCGCTGGTCAGGTCGATGAACGCCTCGTCGATGGAGGCCATCTCCACCCGGTCGGTCAGCGCCTCGAAGATCTCCCGGATGCCGGCCGAGACGGCCGAGTAGTGGTCGAAGTCGGGGTGGACCACCGCGACCTGCGGGCACATCCGCCTGGCCCGGCTCGACGGCATGCCAGCCGTGATCCCGTACCTGCGGGCCGGATAGTTGGCGGACAGCACCACACCGCGGGTGGAGCCGCCGACGAACATCGGCACCTGCCGCAGCTCCGGGTTGCGTGCCATCTCCACCGACGCGTAGAAGGCGTCCATGTCCACGTGGGCGATCACCCGCATCGGTCACCTCCCTGAACTTCCCGGGCTGGAATGCCACAGCTTGCGTGGGGCCTCCGCCGCTCCCGTGCCGGCCGGCTTGATGTCGGAGTACGGCGACTGCTTGAAGCCGCTGGCGTGCACCAGCACCCGCCGTCTGCCCATCCCGCCGGCGCGGCTCTTCGGGTCCGGCGGCGGCTCGAAGCCCTCCGGCGGCGGCTCGGTGGCGGCGTCGTCGGCCTGCTCCGCCGCGGGATCGTGCGCGGGGGTGCCCCTCGGGACCCATTCGCCGACCAGCGAGTAGCCGACGGGGACCTCGTCGAGGATCGCGGTGACCGCCGCCAACGCCTCGGCCTCGGTGGCGCCCGCCGTCAGCGCCGACCGCCAGGCCTCGTCGAGGGCCCCGAGGTCCCAGGCTCCGGTGGCCCGGATCGACAGGCCTCGCGGCCCTGTGCGTCGGATCCTGCCTCGGACGAGCAGCATCCAGGAGTCGAACACCGTCGAGGCGTAGGGACCCTGGACGTCCTCGAAGAAGGTGGTGTCGACGGGGCCGGTCGAGTCGTCGAGGGTGAGGAAGATGACGCGCCGGCCGGAGCGCACCGGCGGGGTCTGCGTCGCGACCTTCACCCCGGCCACCAGCACCTCCGAGCCGTTGCGGTGCTGCAGCAGCGTCCGCGAACTGGCGGCGCCGATGGCCCGCAGCAGCGGCAGGTAGCGGCCCATGATGTGGCTGCTGGCGTCCAGGCCGAGGATCTCCAGTTCTGCCTTGAGCCGCTCGTCCTCGTCCATCTCCGGCAGCCCGGTGGCGACGACGTCGCCGGTCGGCTCGTCGGCCTCGGCGCCGAAGTCGAGGGCCGCCTGCACGGCCTGGGCGGCGACCACCCCGGTGCGGCGCTGCGCGCGGGCCAGCTCGGCCGGGTCGTCGCTCAGGACCTGGGGACGGCGCCCCTTGGCCCGCGCTGCGACCCGCTCGTCGGCCCGGCGGGCGCGGTGCAGGTCGGCCAGGGCGAGCAGCAGGTCGCGGCGGGTCACCTGCCCGCGCCGGCGGACCGGGGCGTGACGCCCGATCCGGTAGAGCCGGTCGAACGCGCCGGCCAGGATCAGCCGTTCGACGACGGGTTCGGCGACCCGGCCGCGGCCCCAGAAGTCGCTGAGGGAGTCGTACGGCTGCCCGGCGACGATGCGCTCGATCTCGGCCGCGGCGATGCCCTTGACGTCGGCCAGGGACAGCCGGATCCCCCAGCCCTCGACCTGGGGCAGGCCGTCGAGGACGGGCGCGCCACCGCCCATGGCGAGGTGTTCGGGCAGCGTGAGACCCTCGTCGCCATCGGTCAGCCGCTCGGCACGGTACGTGCCGGTACTGGCGTTGACGTCGAGGCCGAGCACGGCGATGTTCATCCGCCGCGCCTCC
The DNA window shown above is from Tessaracoccus defluvii and carries:
- a CDS encoding transglutaminaseTgpA domain-containing protein, encoding MRYVHHPFSGAAAAAAVWLALIPLSTLVTGADWLLQVLPVLLVPATVGLALGLLRAPRLATLTAQLVAVGAVLVWRGLAVADPGGGWLTALRRLTADGVAAIRAGVPPMALTPGLGWLVLLLAGVLLIVVSLLVDTLEQPGWSVVPLALPYGIAAITQVDDLGVALLLPVVAGYLLVLFSSAGTPRRRARCPGGPPSRAPASPRSLRWGPAPWHCPWCWRSSSPSARSTRGPRAARMVPSS
- a CDS encoding transglutaminase family protein — translated: MALSLVLALVIPLGEKHPWTQGGPDGPIQLTDPTVHLEEDLRRPKDTRVLTYVSDDGEPHYLRTVALSDFSDDGLRLVPMQLNRFGLDRASSQPGREVTLDVTMGPIRSEYLPAAFTPRRIDAAGEWLFDPATLTLVASGADRTAQTINLDYSVTSVVPTADRDEIATAAAGAVDDPVYLTVPSLSPEVTALTNEVVAGATTAGGKALAIQDFLRSDEFTYTLTAPTVAANSVLDAFLLEDRSGYCIHFAAAMVAMARMEGIGARMAIGFTGGTQLEDGSFEVSSHDAHAWPELYFDSLGWIPFEPTPAVDGAGMPDPTATPTTTGGPSASPTGSETTTAPPTTASPTPTPGTGGQGGGSARIALTILAVLLGIAVLGCVPAVVRVAVRLRRLRPGQSAEAAIDGAWTEAGALFADYALAWPSVSPGRAAAAAVTQLPPQGAAAFAALGSTLERSRFARDGDAGTQVTAQVTALRHAIDRAATPAQRLRARFLPRSLWPGRR
- a CDS encoding DUF3040 domain-containing protein — protein: MALSEQERKLLEQLEASLMAEDPKLADTLSGSAATRVHRRKAALAGLGFMVGVVTLLIGVQIHPAVSIVGFLVMLGAALLGISSWARADGSPQPSKPAGPKPTPSSGSGSDFMSRLDERWRREHGDK
- the dinB gene encoding DNA polymerase IV, which encodes MRVIAHVDMDAFYASVEMARNPELRQVPMFVGGSTRGVVLSANYPARRYGITAGMPSSRARRMCPQVAVVHPDFDHYSAVSAGIREIFEALTDRVEMASIDEAFIDLTSALRRLGGDPVEIGERLRVQVTDEQGVACSVGIGPSKFIAKLASKQAKPDGLVRVVDAEVIDFLHPLPVEAIWGVGEVTAERLHRLGLTTVRDLAATPRATLQRAMGDNQGALLFDLAWGRDDRSVLAREPAEHSVGSQETFGQDTDDEAVVRTEILRMADRTAARMRAQGMVTRTVTLSVRFADFTTITRTGTLPAWTDRTNDLYAEAVRLFTRLNLQRARVRRVGVRAEKLVLKSGTYRQPALDEPARGWEEAESAIDRAVLRFGPKAVQRARLARR